tgttacatactggacacagatgcaggcaaaacgtgaggaacaagatctaccagaccatggccacatagtccggaaaacctaccacaaccagttgaatccggccgtgaaagcttccaaaacacaaaaaaaagagGACAAAAGGTTCAAACTAATGATGTATCAGATTTACCTTTCTATAAAAGGGCTGATCGCCTGGAGCTCTCGTTTTCATAAATTCATCACTATTAAATACTCTGTGCTCATAATTCAGATGGTCTTTCACCTCcctgttgaaaaaaaaacaggattatGCAGGAGCTGATGAAGGCACATTAGTATATTATGGGTAGGAAGATCAAATCCACATTCCCCTGACTGCTGAACAAGCCAGCTAAAGAACATCCACTACACAGTGGCATGGAAACCAAAACCAAGGCAGATTTACTAGAGCCAGGGAATTTATTCTGGGCCCAGTTCAGTTTGTCTAgaaatgtagtagtagtagtagtagtagtagtagtagtagtagtagtagtagtagtagtagtagttgttattattattattattattattattattattacgcttattattattattcaaaaaaGATTAGCCTCTACACACTTACTCCCACACCGCCAATAATAACgtagccaataataataataataataataataataataataatacaccccccccaataataataataataataataataataataatattaataataataattattattatattattattattcacccccccccccccccacccccccccccccccacccccccccccccccacccccccccccccccacccccccccccccccacccccccccccccccacccccccccccccccacccccccccccccccacccccccccccccccacccccccccccccccacccccccccccccccacccccccccccccccacccccccccccccccacccccccccccccccacccccccccccccccacccccccccccccccacccccccccccccccacccccccccccccccacccccccccccccccacccccccccccccccacccccccccccccccacccccccccccccccacccccccccccccccacccccccccccccccacccccccccccccccacccccccccccccccacccccccccccccccacccccccccccccccacccccccccccccccacccccccccccccccacccccccccccccccacccccccccccccccacccccccccccccccacccccccccccccccacccccccccccccccacccccccccccccccacccccccccccccccacccccccccccccccacccccccccccccccacccccccccccccccacccccccccccccccacccccccccccccccacccccccccccccccacccccccccccccccacccccccccccccccacccccccccccccccacccccccccccccccacccccccccccccccacccccccccccccccacccccccccccccccacccccccccccccccacccccccccccccccacccccccccccccccacccccccccccccccacccccccccccccccacccccccccccccccacccccccccccccccacccccccccccccccacccccccccccccccacccccccccccccccacccccccccccccccacccccccccccccccacccccccccccccccacccccccccccccccacccccccccccccccacccccccccccccccacccccccccccccccacccccccccccccccacccccccccccccccacccccccccccccccacccccccccccccccacccccccccccccccacccccccccccccccacccccccccccccccacccccccccccccccacccccccccccccccacccccccccccccccacccccccccccccccacccccccccccccccacccccccccccccccacccccccccccccccacccccccccccccccacccccccccccccccacccccccccccccccacccccccccccccccacccccccccccccccacccccccccccccccacccccccccccccccacccccccccccccccacccccccccccccccacccccccccccccccacccccccccccccccacccccccccccccccacccccccccccccccacccccccccccccccacccccccccccccccacccccccccccccccacccccccccccccccacccccccccccccccacccccccccccccccacccccccccccccccacccccccccccccccacccccccccccccccacccccccccccccccacccccccccccccccacccccccccccccccacccccccccccccccacccccccccccccccacccccccccccccccacccccccccccccccacccccccccccccccacccccccccccccccacccccccccccccccacccccccccccccccacccccccccccccccacccccccccccccccacccccccccccccccacccccccccccccccacccccccccccccccacccccccccccccccacccccccccccccccacccccccccccccccacccccccccccccccacccccccccccccccacccccccccccccccacccccccccccccccacccccccccccccccacccccccccccccccacccccccccccccccacccccccccccccccacccccccccccccccacccccccccccccccacccccccccccccccacccccccccccccccacccccccccccccccacccccccccccccccacccccccccccccccacccccccccccccccacccccccccccccccacccccccccccccccacccccccccccccccacccccccccccccccacccccccccccccccacccccccccccccccacccccccccccccccacccccccccccccccacccccccccccccccacccccccccccccccacccccccccccccccacccccccccccccccacccccccccccccccacccccccccccccccacccccccccccccccacccccccccccccccacccccccccccccccacccccccccccccccacccccccccccccccacccccccccccccccacccccccccccccccacccccccccccccccacccccccccccccccacccccccccccccccacccccccccccccccacccccccccccccccacccccccccccccccacccccccccccccccacccccccccccccccacccccccccccccccacccccccccccccccacccccccccccccccacccccccccccccccacccccccccccccccacccccccccccccccacccccccccccccccacccccccccccccccacccccccccccccccacccccccccccccccacccccccccccccccacccccccccccccccacccccccccccccccacccccccccccccccacccccccccccccccacccccccccccccccacccccccccccccccacccccccccccccccacccccccccccccccacccccccccccccccacccccccccccccccacccccccccccccccacccccccccccccccacccccccccccccccacccccccccccccccacccccccccccccccacccccccccccccccacccccccccccccccacccccccccccccccacccccccccccccccacccccccccccccccacccccccccccccccacccccccccccccccacccccccccccccccacccccccccccccccacccccccccccccccacccccccccccccccacccccccccccccccacccccccccccccccacccccccccccccccacccccccccccccccacccccccccccccccacccccccccccccccacccccccccccccccacccccccccccccccacccccccccccccccacccccccccccccccacccccccccccccccacccccccccccccccacccccccccccccccacccccccccccccccacccccccccccccccacccccccccccccccacccccccccccccccacccccccccccccccacccccccccccccccacccccccccccccccacccccccccccccccacccccccccccccccacccccccccccccccacccccccccccccccacccccccccccccccacccccccccccccccacccccccccccccccacccccccccccccccacccccccccccccccacccccccccccccccacccccccccccccccacccccccccccccccacccccccccccccccacccccccccccccccacccccccccccccccacccccccccccccccacccccccccccccccacccccccccccccccacccccccccccccccacccccccccccccccacccccccccccccccacccccccccccccccacccccccccccccccacccccccccccccccacccccccccccccccacccccccccccccccacccccccccccccccacccccccccccccccacccccccccccccccacccccccccccccccacccccccccccccccacccccccccccccccacccccccccccccccacccccccccccccccacccccccccccccccacccccccccccccccacccccccccccccccacccccccccccccccacccccccccccccccacccccccccccccccacccccccccccccccacccccccccccccccacccccccccccccccacccccccccccccccacccccccccccccccacccccccccccccccacccccccccccccccacccccccccccccccacccccccccccccccacccccccccccccccacccccccccccccccacccccccccccccccacccccccccccccccacccccccccccccccacccccccccccccccacccccccccccccccacccccccccccccccacccccccccccccccacccccccccccccccacccccccccccccccacccccccccccccccacccccccccccccccacccccccccccccccacccccccccccccccacccccccccccccccacccccccccccccccacccccccccccccccacccccccccccccccacccccccccccccccacccccccccccccccacccccccccccccccacccccccccccccccacccccccccccccccacccccccccccccccacccccccccccccccacccccccccccccccacccccccccccccccacccccccccccccccacccccccccccccccacccccccccccccccacccccccccccccccacccccccccccccccacccccccccccccccacccccccccccccccacccccccccccccccacccccccccccccccacccccccccccccccacccccccccccccccacccccacagatgttcaggaactacaattccaattggccatgctgacagaggctaatgggaattgtagttcctgaacatctggagagccgcaggttccctacccctgggctagtcacagcttttcggagctctctcagccccacctacctcacagggtgtttgttgtgaggggggaagggcaaggagattgtaagcccctttgagtctcctacaagagagaaagggggatataaatccaaactcctcctcctcctcctcctcctcctcctcctcctcctcctcgtcattCTGGGTCAGAGCTACGATCTGGGGAAGATCTATGAGGAAACCCTCTGATTTCCAGAACACTTTTTACTTTTTGGAAATGGAACCCTCTTCACGCCCTTCCTACATCACACTCAGCCTGTCCGGACTAGACAAAGAGTGGGGGGGCGTGgagcacgtgggggggggggcagggtgggaggtGTAGGTGGCCATCCCTTAAGGGGGAAACTACGGTCTGTGAGAGAAACAAAAATACAGACTCTCCTCCCTCCTTGATAGCAGAGAAGACAAAcggtagaaacacacacacaaaaatagagACAAAATAGAGAGAAAGAACAAGCTAATGAAATTTTTGCTTAAGCCAAAGGGAaacactgctctccctgctgaggcaggaaaaatactgagggCAAGAGGGGTGCCCAAGCgttctacaggaagtgacaaaaaatTTAGTCCggcctccctgagaatgggttgggaaatcacccatacaagatgcctcactcgcctccaggagaatggcgGATGAAGTTATCATTTTATTTAGGTTTTTATGTGGCACAGCGGGACAGCACCTGCCTTCAGCAGCAGGGCTATCCAAACTGGAAGGGACATCCCCCTAAATCCACAAGAAccagaaaaaatcagcatagCCCTGCCTATAGTGAGGGGGACATGGCCGAACCAGTCTGGATGGCTTCGCTCCACTGTAGTACAACATGTGCTCTCCACAAGTGTCCCCATAAGGACCCATGCAGAGACATTCTGGACAAGTTGCAACTTCAgaagcagtctcaagggcagccttgcatagagcaagttgcagtagtctatACTGGAAGTGACTGTTAAAAAGCGCAAGCCGTGATTCTAATCCACGAAAGGAGAATTTTGACGGCATGTTTCCTTATTTTGGCTACCTTGGTATCAGTAGTGAACACCAAACTGCGGCAAGGATTTTACCTCATACAGTTCAGTACCAAATGTCTGCTACATGGGGAATGACTTTGTTCATGACAGTGACATtccatgaaagaaagaaacaaaacctcTGTTTAAGAGAAACTGGTACATGCTTCCAACCTATGACTCAGTTACAGCATGATTATATCAGTCcacagaaaagacaataaagaaCGTTTCAGGAAAAGCTAAAGTGGAAGGAGTGGAAAGTCCGAAGAGCTTGCCCCACCATGCATCTGAATGTGGGGCTCACAGAATCCTTCTCTGACCCAACCTAAACAACATCATAGCTGACACAttggctcccggtagagttccgaatcatcttcaaggtgttggtgttgacctttaaggccttacgtggcctgggaccctcgtatcttcgagaccgcatcaaccccatatgttcctacatggcctctccgttcggttgaggccaatctattagtggtccctggcccctcaatgatgtggctggcttccacgcgggccagggcctttacggctctggccccggattggtagaatgctcttcctccagctgtccgggccctgcaggatcttggcgagttccgcagggcctgtaagacggagttgttccgccaggcctttggagggaccagccgctgaaggtgccccctcctttttttggCTCTTAATATCTAGGCTCTTtccacctaatgggactcgccgctccctccctcctggggaggatttaaaattagggtttgtcGGACGCCTCTTGTTTTTACTGatgctttttaaaggtttttaattacttgtattgagattttatgttgtacacctcccGGAGCCcctcgaggatggggcggtataaaagtctaatcgatcgatcgatcgatcgatagatgatagatagatagatagatagatagatagatagatagatagatagatagatagatagatagatagatagatagatagatagatagatagatagatagatagatagatagatagatagatagatagatagatagatagatagatagatagatagatagatagatagatagatagatagatagatagatagatagatagatagatagatagatagatagatagatggatgagaGAGCAGTCAAGGAGGAGTTCATTCTGCATATAAGAATGACTGGGGCAGCCAACACATCAATTTCAGCCTTTAAGAACTTACACATTAGCCCTTAATAATATTGTGAGACTAACAAATGCATGTACAACCAATAAACTTCCACTAGCCGTACCGTACCTGCAACACCTGATCTGGTTTGAAGCACAGGAAGGGAAGATGAAGATCCAGATCAATAATTGAACTGTCAGGGTCCTCCTGAGATGGAAAAATCACTTGAAGTGGCTTCAAGTTAAATATCTGGAGGAAGAACAGACAAGGAATTCAGCTAGCTAACCCCCTTGTTTGCAATCACTACTGACTTTTAAGCTGCAGCCTGGCTTTCAGACCTTGTTGCTTTTAAACTAGCATTTTTATTTACacttcattaaaaatgtttattttctgattttttttaatgtttccagcTCAACCTTTGTGGTCCTCTGTATTGTTTTGGTTGAgttttcctccccacccacccccctttctttgtttgttcAGACTTCAGAATTTccaaaggacatttttttaaagcccccctgccatgcaacgGAAACATACACAAACAGAACTTCAGTGTTGCCAACCACAGCAGGTTCAGTAATTACCAAGTGGAGTGGTCCCGGGGGAGGGCTGGGTATTAAAGATAGCTTTGCAGCGAATTCTTTTATATAATCATCCACATCTAAATCCTTGTAAGGCTTCAACTGTATCAGTaaactgaaatggaaaaggaCAGCAAATAGTGAGGCACAAAAAGGAGACAAACGCCCTTTTTCGTGGACGTCGCTGTTCCTTCCACAAAGTGAagtcacaggagcagcagtggcacagtgggttaagagcaggtgcactctaatctggagaaccgggtttgagtccccgctctgccacttgagctgtggaggcttatctgggggactaagattagcctgggcattccaacgcacaccagctgggtgaccttgggctagtcacagttctttgtattgtattgtattattcaatttgtataccgccctcccccgaagggctcagggcagtgaacaacaacagcataacatcaaacatcaataACCATACACCAAATACcaaacatcaataaatatagcATTATGCACAACAAAACATcgataatcataacatcataaactataaaaCATCAATGAACATAGCATCAGAAATAATCAACATAGATAAATGTGAATAAGCACAGATGGCAACTTTTCCCTTTCTATTGCCTAAGACTAACAATCAAAACAAACTACAGTAGCATTAGTACAAAAAGCCTAGCCTAGTGATTAATCTAAAAAATACAGTATCGCATCACTAAACTAAGCCTAAAACAAATCTaactatagaagaagagtttggatttatattccccctttctctcctgtagaagactcaaaggggcttacaatctcctttcccttcccccctcaaaacaaacaccctgtgaggtaggtggggctggcatgtgtgggagtgcacgggctaatctattggagttctctcagccccatccgcctcacagggtgtttgttgggggggggggagagattgtaagcccctttgaatcacaagagagaaagggggaatataaatctaaacgctacttcttcttcttctaaacattttttcttctgctaTCTATTTCTGACCTTATTCTATTGTGATCCAAACATTTCAGCCCACCTCTGCACAAACACAGCTCACAAACATATCAAGCCAAACTGATACACAAGCCATAATTTGTTGTTTAATGAGAGCCCTGGAACAAACATGAGTGTGTTCTCAGCGacttcctcctgcccttcctaTTTGGGAGCAAACTGTTGCCTGCTACTACATCAAAACCATGGTTTATGATCGCCCCTTCAAACTGCAAATCAGAACGAACAGTCAGAAGAACAGCATAAAGTAACATTTCTTACCAAGACAGACAGTCTTTGAGGGCATTGAAGTATGGATACCTGGATATGACACAAATAGCATATGGTACAAAATATGCAGCACCTTTAGAAGCTTCCCAGAGAACCTGCCCATTGGAAGAGATGTGTCCATTCTGCAAGAAAGCGGCATGTTACATTGGCTTCAAAGTCCTGAATTACAAAGTGGAATTTTCAGTTTTGGTAACACCGGAAATCAAGGGCGTTTACAGAATACACAGAACAGGGCAGTCTCCCCTTAGACACTTGAAGACATGATACAATATGCACCTCAAGAACCAACATTCATTAACTTAAAAAATATTTGGCAATCTAACTCCCATATTCTACGTTAAAAATCACCAGGCGGAACACCTGACATCAAATGGGATCCTGGTCTTCTGTCGTGTTAATGGGTTTTCTCTACTTTTGGTTTCCGGCTGACTTTGTGTTTCGAAACCTGCAGCAATGTGGATTGCGTCCAAGCGCCAGTTGCACTGATAGCCCCCATTTGGCCTTGTGAGCTACCggctcttacattcctgctctgTACTGTTCTGCTTTGATATCTCCAGGGGGTGAGAGGAAGGAGGGCACCTTGGCAGGCATATAAGGGTGCTTGAGAAGCCATtcgttagaactggcttcttctgcgGCTATGCTGTTGTCTGTCAATAAAAGCtctgattgaaatcactgagtccGATATTGCtaacagatccagggcttgacaaaaATCCAActctacactctctctctctctctctctctctctctcactcactcactcacactctctctctctctctcttatttattagatttttataccgccctatccccggaggggatGGTTTGCACCAACAAAAAAGATGGTTTGCACCAACAAGATGGTTTgcaccaacaaaaaaaccccacttcatACATTTAGCTATACATTATGAGTTACCCTTGTAACATCCAGAACCAAACGAGAGTGAATGCTCTAAACTAGAAGAATCTGCAAAAGGCGGAGATACTTCATTGACAATAGTCATCAATTGCTAATAACTGATTTAACACTTGGAACGGTTTCATGTGGAATGCAACACCAAACTAAGCAACATACTTGAACAGGGTGGTAATACTGTGCGACTACACCATATGTCCTGTTACCACAAACGTCTGTAAAAACCAGGAAATGGATATGGTCATCCATTGATTCGCTTGTTATAAAAAATCCTCCTGCAGAAAAagacaatgtaaaaaaaaattagtagcgGAAATATTCCCTCCTCTCTTTAACCAATGAAGCAGGttacaagctttaaaaaaagtttgggggtggggtgatgaAACTTTGTTTAATCTTCTGCAACTTTATGAACCTGACTTGTCATtacagtcatcttcagaggctctgcttTAGATGCCCCCACCTTCagagattaggcaggtggcaacgTGGGACACGGCCTTCTtcgtcatggcaccaaagctctggaactctttccctagggcagtgatggtgaaccttttcgagaccgagtgcccaaactgcaaccccagacccacttatttatggcaaagtgccaacatggcaatttaatctgaatactgaggtttaagtttagaaaaaatggttggctccaaggcacgcattactcgggagtaagcttggtggtagccagtggctttgctttgaagcaactgtgcaacacttcgaatgggtgaatcacgaccctaggagggtttagaagcaagccccattgccagcaaccgagcttactcccaggtaaaggattgtactttagttcttcccatgaaattcagtggggtttaacaggagttaacagggttacctacatgtcatgcgcagcagcccaggccagcctagatgtgtgcgtgggaggggattttccacccttccccccacatgacaaactctgtgcatgcgtgcccacagagagggctctgagtgccacctctggcacctgtgccataggttcgccaccactgccctagggagattcctctatgtccgtggtggcaaacctatggcgctccagatgctcatggactacaattcccatcagcccctgccagcatggccaattggccaccacggctctatgtcCTTCTGCTGTCACCTTCTGCCAGTGAAgggtgaagacatttttgttttatctggcATTCCCTTCATGATCCCTCCTCCCTGACCAAACTTTTAATTGCTGTTTGTATGTCTTTGTGCACATATTAACCCTGCTCTTAGTTGGATtaatggtgtgggggggggggggactgccctGCAGAAGTGTTTGAAAACTTCAATTAGTACAGAATTCTGAAGCCAGGAAATTGACTGGAGTGATTAATAGGGACCATATCACACCAGTCTTGTCCCATCTACTCTGGATTCCTGAATGAATGAAGAGCAAAGTTGTTGCTGATTTTGGTGGCGAGAAGGATCCCGTAAATCGCCTTGAAGGCTATAAAATGTggaactgaaatattttaaacctaacaacaaacaaaaaaattaaacaaaaaacacaTCTAACCCATCAGATGCTTTATGAGTCTCGTGTTTATGAGATTTCATGCCAATTCACTGTTAATTAAAGATATGTACATTGGCTCGTGGGCATCTAGTTCAGCATACATGTGTGGCTTCCTTCCTTAAACAGTCTGCTTCTGGAATGTACGCTGCTAATTTTCAGTAATTACTGGTAAATAAAAGTTTTTATGAAAGAATGTGGGAAACTCACAAGGACGCCACCAGAGCTGagacaaacaattaaaataattgctGAACATTCCCCTATTTAATTGGAGACTACTAACAATTGAATGTTCATGATACTATGAAAGACATTATTTTCACTCCCTCATTTACACAAAATCTGAATTAATGTGGCAAATGCCAAACTACAGAAGATCTGCAGGTTATATTCACTTTGTGACAAAGCTATTCTGGATGCCCTAGTTGTGAAGCACTGCAAACCCATTCAAGTAAATGagacatgaaaaaaaatcacagttttacaggggagaaagacaaaaacagaagttttatttatttaaatacattaTTTATAGACACTGACACTCAAGGCGGATAACACAgaataaatcaatacaatcaTCAGAAGGGGACATTCAATATACCAGGTAATAGGATTTGATTTGTAGAAATCTGGAAGCCAACCACAGGGGAAGCATAGCGCAAATATGAAAACTTTGACAGGGGGGGCTtgtattttagcttttgtttgtCTATTATTTCAAGCCATCTAAAACAAGagggaaatattttaattaataaataaatgaaatgcgaCATGTTAAATGGAGGGAAATATTTCAAACCACATCATCCAAGAACTTCTACCAAGCTTATCTACGAGGTTATTTGCAAAGGTTTTGGTCAgttttggagcagcagtagcataggaggttaagagctcg
The window above is part of the Sphaerodactylus townsendi isolate TG3544 linkage group LG09, MPM_Stown_v2.3, whole genome shotgun sequence genome. Proteins encoded here:
- the LOC125439454 gene encoding DENN domain-containing protein 3-like, translating into MENVLPSAVLEICVLVGAPRDKVKEACQASQKNDVKNFPAFEPEVLSVFVPPFITRQEFQATTINPSTFNNRRRRSFRKKKDKSKIESARALNGALNVPETEDISVPKDVDLNGLPQLCFPGGFFITSESMDDHIHFLVFTDVCGNRTYGVVAQYYHPVQNGHISSNGQVLWEASKGAAYFVPYAICVISRYPYFNALKDCLSCLLIQLKPYKDLDVDDYIKEFAAKLSLIPSPPPGPLHLIFNLKPLQVIFPSQEDPDSSIIDLDLHLPFLCFKPDQVLQVRYG